In Citrus sinensis cultivar Valencia sweet orange chromosome 4, DVS_A1.0, whole genome shotgun sequence, one DNA window encodes the following:
- the LOC102631268 gene encoding pentatricopeptide repeat-containing protein At1g26460, mitochondrial, whose protein sequence is MASQMAIFTRTKTLFAKTLNPNLKSLSISTFTFLSQEPQLAESTPTTPLPPNPATGSPVYSENWRNQAPNSETLAQSLIPLGLLKNASTQRVQAISQTIDAQTLMDLFANWMTSKRWSDMKEMFEYWIRSLDVHGKPNKPDVGLYNHYIRANFMLEASTAELIDLVAQTEDFAIVPNTASYNLVLKAMHQAGESEAAQKWLERMLQGGKDSLPDDETYDLLISLLFSKGEIDSALKYIDMALKSGYMLSMNVFTECVRGCVDERRPDALVSIIKKCKTMDQNKALCPTWNLCIIIAEVAVQEDNSELAFYALEFLARWMARGENARPPVLLSADEGLVVSVLGTAGRTFNQKLLDASWAVLRRSLRQKRVPKPESYLGKIYAHASMGDLQRAFITLNEFETAYGDSIIDMEEIFSPFTSLYPLVVACSRKGFETLDSVYFQLENLSRAEPPYKSVAAINCVILGCANIWDLDRAYQTFEAMGSSFGLTPDIHSYNALIYAFGKLKKTFEASRVFEHLVSLGVKPNAMSYSLLVDAHLTNRDQKAALSVIDEMVNAGFAPSKETLKKVRRRCVREMDEESNDRVEALAKKFDIRMNTENRKNILFNLEYSASYA, encoded by the exons ATGGCATCTCAAATGGCGATCTTCACTCGAACAAAAACCCTTTTCgctaaaaccctaaaccctaatcTCAAATCCCTCTCAATCTCCACCTTCACTTTCCTCTCCCAAGAACCCCAGCTCGCCGAGTCAACTCCGACTACACCTCTCCCGCCAAATCCTGCCACCGGCAGCCCAGTTTACAGTGAGAACTGGCGGAACCAGGCACCCAACTCGGAAACCTTGGCTCAGTCGTTGATCCCTCTTGGGCTCCTCAAGAATGCCTCAACCCAACGCGTTCAGGCGATATCACAAACAATTGATGCGCAGACTTTAATGGATCTTTTTGCGAACTGGATGACGAGTAAGAGATGGTCTGATATGAAGGAAATGTTTGAGTATTGGATTCGAAGTCTTGATGTGCATGGGAAGCCTAATAAGCCTGATGTTGGTTTGTATAATCATTATATAAGGGCTAATTTCATGTTGGAGGCCTCTACTGCTGAATTGATTGATTTAGTTGCACAAACGGAGGATTTTGCCATTGTCCCCAATACTGCGTCTTATAATTTGGTCCTCAAGGCCATGCATCAGGCCGGAGAGTCCGAGGCTGCTCAGAAGTGGCTCGAACG GATGCTCCAAGGAGGGAAGGATTCCCTGCCTGATGATGAGACATATGACTTACTTATCAGCCTGCTGTTCTCAAAGGGCGAGATTGATTCTGCCTTGAAATATATAGACATGGCTTTGAAATCTGGTTATATGCTGTCTATGAATGTGTTTACTGAATGTGTGCGGGGCTGTGTTGATGAGCGAAGGCCAGATGCGTTGGTATCCATTATTAAGAAGTGCAAG ACAATGGATCAAAATAAAGCTCTTTGTCCTACCTGGAACTTGTGCATCATTATTGCAGAAGTTGCAGTTCAGGAAGATAACAGTGAGTTAGCATTTTATGCCCTGGAATTCTTGGCCAGATGGATGGCGCGTGGTGAGAATGCAAGGCCTCCTGTTCTGCTTTCTGCAGATGAAGGACTGGTCGTGTCAGTGCTTGGAACTGCAGGTAGGACCTTCAATCAAAAACTATTGGATGCATCATGGGCGGTCCTACGGCGCTCTTTGAGACAAAAGAGGGTCCCTAAACCTGAATCTTATCTGGGAAAAATATATGCACATGCATCAATGGGAGATCTACAAAGGGCTTTTATCACCCTGAATGAATTTGAGACTGCCTATGGCGATTCCATCATAGACAtggaagaaatattttctcccTTTACCTCTTTATATCCATTGGTTGTGGCCTGCTCCAGAAAGGGTTTTGAAACATTGGATTCG GTGTATTTTCAACTTGAGAATCTGAGCCGCGCAGAGCCTCCTTACAAATCCGTTGCTGCTATCAATTGTGTAATTTTAGGTTGTGCAAATATTTGGGACCTTGACCGTGCCTACCAAACCTTTGAGGCAATGGGTTCTTCTTTTGGGTTGACCCCTGATATTCACTCCTACAATGCTCTAATATATGCATTTGGGAAGCTCAAAAAG ACATTTGAAGCCTCAAGGGTGTTTGAGCATTTAGTAAGTTTGGGTGTCAAACCCAATGCAATGTCATATTCTTTGCTTGTTGACGCCCATCTTACCAACCGAGATCAAAAGGCTGCTCTCTCTGTAATTGATGAGATG GTAAATGCTGGATTTGCACCCTCTAAAGAAACTCTTAAAAAGGTCAGAAGGCGTTGTGTGCGAGAGATGGATGAGGAAAGTAATGACCGGGTGGAAGCCCTGGCTAAAAAGTTTGATATTCGAATGAACACAGAGAATCGCAAGAACATCCTGTTTAATCTTGAGTACAGCGCTAGTTATGCATGA
- the LOC102630779 gene encoding triose phosphate/phosphate translocator, chloroplastic-like — protein sequence MASTANPVQYSIKTPRISSLYLSSTKVCCAKVLNSTRSLTSNAKRLLDFSPLPEKKESSRGVSFCGEPFKFSGGSQQIRRRGTVDFPVVSAAAAGADGHAHETEIEVSDGYAKPSKSFGERFPALVTGFFFFMWYFLNVIFNILNKKVYNYFPYPYFVSVIHLLVGVVYCLVSWTVGLPKRAPINKELLVILTPVAFCHALGHVMSNISFAAVAVSFTHTIKALEPFFNAAASQFVLGHQIPLSLWLSLAPVVIGVSMASLTELSFNWTGFISAMISNIAFTYRSIYSKKAMTGMDSTNVYAYTSIIALLFCIPPAVLIEGPQLMQYGFKAAIAKVGLFKFLSDLFWIGMFYHLYNQLATNTLERVAPLTHAVGNVLKRVFVIGFSIVVFGNKISTQTGIGTAVAIAGVAIYSLIKANMEEGKRKAALAAAS from the exons ATGGCTTCAACAGCTAACCCAGTTCAGTACTCGATCAAAACTCCCCGTATCTCTTCACTTTACTTGTCGAGCACTAAAGTTTGCTGTGCTAAAGTACTTAACAGCACTCGATCACTGACTTCAAATGCCAAGCGCCTGCTGGATTTTTCACCATTGCCGGAGAAGAAAGAATCTTCCCGGGGAGTCAGCTTTTGCGGTGAGCCGTTCAAATTTTCCGGTGGGAGCCAGCAGATAAGAAGGAGAGGCACCGTTGACTTTCCAGTTGTTTCAGCGGCTGCAGCGGGTGCTGATGGTCATGCTCATGAGACTGAGATCGAAGTTTCTGATGG ATATGCAAAGCCATCAAAGAGCTTTGGTGAGAGATTTCCCGCACTGGTCACtggcttttttttctttatgtg GTATTTCTTAAATGTTATCTTCAACATACTCAACAAGAAGGTCTACAATTATTTCCCATATCCTTA CTTTGTTTCTGTCATACATCTTCTGGTTGGCGTCGTGTACTGTCTGGTCTCTTGGACTGTTGGTCTACCCAAGCGTGCT CCAATTAATAAGGAGCTTTTGGTGATATTGACTCCGGTTGCATTCTGCCACGCCCTTGGACATGTCATGTCCAATATCTCATTTGCCGCTGTAGCTGTATCTTTTACCCACACCATTAAAG CTTTGGAGCCATTCTTCAATGCTGCTGCCTCTCAGTTTGTTTTGGGCCACCAGATTCCCTTGTCTCTGTGGTTATCATTGGCTCCTGTTGTTATTG GTGTATCAATGGCTTCACTGACGGAACTTTCTTTCAACTGGACTGGTTTCATTAGTGCAATGATTTCAAACATTGCATTTACATACAGAAGTATCTATTCAAAGAAAGCAATG ACAGGTATGGACAGCACAAATGTGTACGCTTACACTTCAATAATTGCCCTCTTGTTCTGCATACCACCAGCAGTACTC ATCGAGGGCCCACAGCTTATGCAATATGGTTTTAAGGCTGCAATTGCCAAGGTGGGACTCTTCAAGTTTTTGTCTGACCTATTTTGGATCGGAATGTTCTATCATCTGTACAATCAG CTTGCTACGAACACACTGGAACGGGTTGCACCACTTACACATGCAGTTGGCAATGTGTTGAAACGAGTTTTTGTTATCGGGTTCTCCATTGTGGTATTTG GCAACAAAATCTCCACACAAACTGGGATTGGCACGGCAGTAGCAATTGCAGGCGTTGCCATCTACTCCCTCATAAAGGCAAACATGGAAGAGGGAAAACGA AAAGCTGCTTTGGCTGCTGCTTCGTAG
- the LOC102629965 gene encoding uncharacterized protein LOC102629965 isoform X2, with the protein MGVDGGGGREKDKEKVKEKEREEEQDGMSVHSPCKAPPSSASSLPKVELELRLLEALEVYPPVKLRGIHRHFVLYGLMEFLRRRFDRHFAPDEVLQLLDRFYNLDMLKPDDEEMEILNHEEDFCLPQSYFDKEES; encoded by the exons ATGGGTGTGGACGGTGGTGGAGGCAGGGAGAAAGACAAGgagaaagtaaaagaaaaggagagagaAGAGGAACAAGATGGAATGTCCGTACACTCGCCATGCAAAGCTCCCCCGTCCTCTGCCTCTTCTCTTCCCAAG GTAGAATTAGAGCTCAGACTGTTGGAAGCTCTCGAGGTTTACCCTCCTGTCAAGCTTCGAG GTATACACCGTCACTTTGTCCTTTATGGTCTCATGGAATTTCTGCGAAGAAG ATTTGACCGACACTTCGCTCCGGATGAGGTTTTGCAGTTGCTGGATCGGTTCTACAACCTGGATATGCTG AAACCGGATGATGAGGAGATGGAAATCCTGAATCATGAGGAAGATTTTTGCTTGCCACAAAGTTATTTTGACAAGGAAGAATCTTAA
- the LOC102629965 gene encoding uncharacterized protein LOC102629965 isoform X1, producing MGVDGGGGREKDKEKVKEKEREEEQDGMSVHSPCKAPPSSASSLPKEQSQVELELRLLEALEVYPPVKLRGIHRHFVLYGLMEFLRRRFDRHFAPDEVLQLLDRFYNLDMLKPDDEEMEILNHEEDFCLPQSYFDKEES from the exons ATGGGTGTGGACGGTGGTGGAGGCAGGGAGAAAGACAAGgagaaagtaaaagaaaaggagagagaAGAGGAACAAGATGGAATGTCCGTACACTCGCCATGCAAAGCTCCCCCGTCCTCTGCCTCTTCTCTTCCCAAG GAGCAATCACAGGTAGAATTAGAGCTCAGACTGTTGGAAGCTCTCGAGGTTTACCCTCCTGTCAAGCTTCGAG GTATACACCGTCACTTTGTCCTTTATGGTCTCATGGAATTTCTGCGAAGAAG ATTTGACCGACACTTCGCTCCGGATGAGGTTTTGCAGTTGCTGGATCGGTTCTACAACCTGGATATGCTG AAACCGGATGATGAGGAGATGGAAATCCTGAATCATGAGGAAGATTTTTGCTTGCCACAAAGTTATTTTGACAAGGAAGAATCTTAA
- the LOC102630465 gene encoding 14-3-3-like protein GF14 iota isoform X3: MSTTEKERETHVYMAKLAEQAERYEEMVESMKKVAKLGCEMTVEERNLLSVGYKNVIGARRASWRIMSSIEQKEESKGNEHNVKLIKGYRHKVEEELSKICGDILTIIDKHLIPSSTSGEATVFYYKMKGDYYRYLAEFKVDQERKEAAEQSLKGYEAASATANKDLPSTHPIRLGLALNFSVFYYEIMNSPERACHLAKQAFDEAIAELDTLSEESYKDSTLIMQLLRDNLTLWTSDLPEDGGEDNFKAEDSKPAAEAEH; this comes from the exons ATGTCCACGACGGAGAAGGAGAGAGAGACTCACGTTTACATGGCCAAGCTCGCCGAGCAAGCCGAGCGTTATGAAG AAATGGTTGAGAGTATGAAAAAGGTTGCGAAGCTTGGTTGTGAGATGACAGTGGAGGAGAGGAATCTCCTGTCGGTGGGGTACAAGAATGTGATTGGTGCAAGGCGAGCTTCGTGGCGCATTATGTCTTCGATAGAGCAGAAGGAAGAGTCTAAGGGAAACGAGCACAATGTGAAGCTAATCAAGGGTTACCGCCACAAGGTAGAGGAGGAGCTTTCCAAGATCTGTGGTGACATTTTGACTATCATTGACAAGCACTTGATCCCTTCTTCCACCTCTGGAGAAGCCACCGTTTTCTACTACAAGAT GAAAGGTGACTACTACCGGTATCTAGCAGAGTTCAAGGTTGACCAGGAAAGAAAAGAGGCAGCTGAGCAGTCGTTGAAGGGCTATGAG GCTGCATCTGCCACTGCCAACAAAGATCTTCCTTCAACCCACCCCATCCGACTTGGCCTTGCTCTCAACTTTTCAGTATTCTACTATGAGATCATGAACTCTCCTGAAAG AGCGTGCCATTTGGCTAAACAAGCTTTTGATGAGGCAATTGCAGAGCTGGACACCCTAAGTGAGGAATCATACAAGGACAGCACCCTAATTATGCAGCTGTTGAGAGATAACCTCACCCTCTGGACTTCCGATTTGCCCGAAGATGGAG GTGAAGATAACTTTAAAGCTGAAGATTCCAAGCCAGCTGCTGAAGCCGAG CATTGA
- the LOC102630465 gene encoding 14-3-3-like protein GF14 iota isoform X2: MSTTEKERETHVYMAKLAEQAERYEEMVESMKKVAKLGCEMTVEERNLLSVGYKNVIGARRASWRIMSSIEQKEESKGNEHNVKLIKGYRHKVEEELSKICGDILTIIDKHLIPSSTSGEATVFYYKMKGDYYRYLAEFKVDQERKEAAEQSLKGYEAASATANKDLPSTHPIRLGLALNFSVFYYEIMNSPERACHLAKQAFDEAIAELDTLSEESYKDSTLIMQLLRDNLTLWTSDLPEDGGEDNFKAEDSKPAAEAEQH; this comes from the exons ATGTCCACGACGGAGAAGGAGAGAGAGACTCACGTTTACATGGCCAAGCTCGCCGAGCAAGCCGAGCGTTATGAAG AAATGGTTGAGAGTATGAAAAAGGTTGCGAAGCTTGGTTGTGAGATGACAGTGGAGGAGAGGAATCTCCTGTCGGTGGGGTACAAGAATGTGATTGGTGCAAGGCGAGCTTCGTGGCGCATTATGTCTTCGATAGAGCAGAAGGAAGAGTCTAAGGGAAACGAGCACAATGTGAAGCTAATCAAGGGTTACCGCCACAAGGTAGAGGAGGAGCTTTCCAAGATCTGTGGTGACATTTTGACTATCATTGACAAGCACTTGATCCCTTCTTCCACCTCTGGAGAAGCCACCGTTTTCTACTACAAGAT GAAAGGTGACTACTACCGGTATCTAGCAGAGTTCAAGGTTGACCAGGAAAGAAAAGAGGCAGCTGAGCAGTCGTTGAAGGGCTATGAG GCTGCATCTGCCACTGCCAACAAAGATCTTCCTTCAACCCACCCCATCCGACTTGGCCTTGCTCTCAACTTTTCAGTATTCTACTATGAGATCATGAACTCTCCTGAAAG AGCGTGCCATTTGGCTAAACAAGCTTTTGATGAGGCAATTGCAGAGCTGGACACCCTAAGTGAGGAATCATACAAGGACAGCACCCTAATTATGCAGCTGTTGAGAGATAACCTCACCCTCTGGACTTCCGATTTGCCCGAAGATGGAG GTGAAGATAACTTTAAAGCTGAAGATTCCAAGCCAGCTGCTGAAGCCGAG CAGCATTGA
- the LOC102630465 gene encoding 14-3-3-like protein GF14 iota isoform X1, translating to MSTTEKERETHVYMAKLAEQAERYEEMVESMKKVAKLGCEMTVEERNLLSVGYKNVIGARRASWRIMSSIEQKEESKGNEHNVKLIKGYRHKVEEELSKICGDILTIIDKHLIPSSTSGEATVFYYKMKGDYYRYLAEFKVDQERKEAAEQSLKGYEAASATANKDLPSTHPIRLGLALNFSVFYYEIMNSPERACHLAKQAFDEAIAELDTLSEESYKDSTLIMQLLRDNLTLWTSDLPEDGGEDNFKAEDSKPAAEAELVQQH from the exons ATGTCCACGACGGAGAAGGAGAGAGAGACTCACGTTTACATGGCCAAGCTCGCCGAGCAAGCCGAGCGTTATGAAG AAATGGTTGAGAGTATGAAAAAGGTTGCGAAGCTTGGTTGTGAGATGACAGTGGAGGAGAGGAATCTCCTGTCGGTGGGGTACAAGAATGTGATTGGTGCAAGGCGAGCTTCGTGGCGCATTATGTCTTCGATAGAGCAGAAGGAAGAGTCTAAGGGAAACGAGCACAATGTGAAGCTAATCAAGGGTTACCGCCACAAGGTAGAGGAGGAGCTTTCCAAGATCTGTGGTGACATTTTGACTATCATTGACAAGCACTTGATCCCTTCTTCCACCTCTGGAGAAGCCACCGTTTTCTACTACAAGAT GAAAGGTGACTACTACCGGTATCTAGCAGAGTTCAAGGTTGACCAGGAAAGAAAAGAGGCAGCTGAGCAGTCGTTGAAGGGCTATGAG GCTGCATCTGCCACTGCCAACAAAGATCTTCCTTCAACCCACCCCATCCGACTTGGCCTTGCTCTCAACTTTTCAGTATTCTACTATGAGATCATGAACTCTCCTGAAAG AGCGTGCCATTTGGCTAAACAAGCTTTTGATGAGGCAATTGCAGAGCTGGACACCCTAAGTGAGGAATCATACAAGGACAGCACCCTAATTATGCAGCTGTTGAGAGATAACCTCACCCTCTGGACTTCCGATTTGCCCGAAGATGGAG GTGAAGATAACTTTAAAGCTGAAGATTCCAAGCCAGCTGCTGAAGCCGAG TTGGTTCAGCAGCATTGA
- the LOC102629694 gene encoding cytochrome P450 78A5-like: MSPEYHLLFFEYGLVSFESFLWVVFFMAIFAVWLSPGGLAWARARAKAPKSIAGPTGYPLIGSLTVFVGSTPHRVLAKLATAFRAVPLMAFSVGLTRFVISSEPETAKEILSSPAFADRPVKESAYELLFHRAMGFAPYGDYWRNLRRISATHLFSPRRIAGIESFRREVGLKMVEQVKSLMAGNGEVKVKKVLHFASLNNVMMSVFGKRYDFDESEGLLLEELVSEGYELLGVFNWSDHFPLLGWLDLQGVKKRCRILVSKVNVFVEKIIQEHRLKRTAGVSDDHKICVGDFVDVLLDLEKEAKLNDSDMIAVLWEMIFRGTDTVAILLEWILARMVLHPEIQSKAQAEIISVVGNSRPVQDSDIPSLPYLQAIVKETLRIHPPGPLLSWARLAARDVYVGDNFVPAGTTAMVNMWAITHDPRVWAEPEKFKPERFIEEDISIMGSDLRLAPFGSGRRVCPGKAMGLATVNLWLAQLLQSFEWVASDEAAANVDLTESLKLSMEMKNPLVCKAIPREQLV, encoded by the exons ATGTCACCGGAATACcaccttttgttttttgagtATGGTCTTGTAAGCTTTGAATCTTTCCTTTGGGTTGTGTTCTTCATGGCCATTTTTGCAGTCTGGCTATCACCTGGTGGACTCGCCTGGGCTCGTGCTAGAGCCAAGGCTCCGAAATCAATTGCTGGTCCGACAGGTTACCCGCTCATTGGTTCACTCACTGTGTTCGTGGGTTCAACTCCTCACCGTGTCCTTGCCAAGCTCGCTACAGCCTTCAGGGCCGTGCCTTTAATGGCTTTTTCCGTGGGGTTGACTCGGTTTGTTATTTCCAGTGAACCTGAGACTGCAAAAGAGATTCTGAGTAGCCCTGCTTTTGCTGACAGGCCGGTGAAGGAGTCTGCTTACGAGCTGTTGTTTCATAGAGCAATGGGTTTTGCTCCATACGGTGACTACTGGAGGAACCTCAGGAGAATCTCAGCTACCCATCTGTTTAGCCCCAGAAGAATCGCCGGGATTGAAAGTTTCAGGCGTGAAGTGGGACTCAAAATGGTGGAGCAAGTGAAGTCTTTGATGGCGGGAAATGGTGAGGTTAAGGTTAAAAAGGTGCTTCACTTTGCATCTCTTAACAATGTCATGATGTCTGTGTTTGGTAAAAGATATGATTTTGACGAATCGGAAGGACTCCTGCTTGAGGAGCTGGTGAGTGAAGGGTATGAGCTGCTAGGAGTATTTAACTGGAGTGACCACTTTCCTCTGCTGGGTTGGCTTGATTTGCAAGGTGTGAAGAAAAGGTGTCGGATTCTGGTCTCAAAAGTGAATGTGTTTGTTGAAAAGATAATACAAGAGCACAGGTTGAAGAGGACTGCTGGTGTTTCGGATGATCACAAAATTTGTGTCGGTGATTTTGTTGATGTCTTGCTTGATTTGGAGAAAGAAGCCAAGTTAAACGACTCTGATATGATTGCTGTTCTTTGG GAAATGATATTTAGAGGAACAGACACAGTTGCTATCCTGCTGGAGTGGATCCTAGCAAGAATGGTATTGCACCCTGAAATCCAATCAAAAGCTCAGGCTGAAATTATTTCTGTTGTTGGCAACTCAAGGCCTGTGCAGGATTCTGACATCCCTAGCTTGCCTTACCTTCAAGCTATTGTGAAGGAGACTCTCAGGATTCACCCACCAGGCCCTTTACTCTCATGGGCCCGCCTTGCCGCACGCGATGTTTATGTCGGTGACAACTTTGTCCCCGCCGGAACTACTGCCATGGTCAACATGTGGGCAATCACTCATGATCCAAGAGTCTGGGCAGAGCCGGAGAAGTTCAAGCCTGAGAGGTTCATTGAAGAGGACATAAGCATCATGGGATCCGACCTGAGGCTGGCTCCTTTTGGCTCAGGCAGGAGGGTTTGTCCTGGAAAAGCAATGGGTTTGGCCACTGTCAATCTCTGGTTGGCTCAGTTGCTGCAGAGCTTCGAATGGGTGGCTTCCGATGAAGCAGCAGCTAACGTGGACTTGACGGAAAGCTTGAAACTTTCCATGGAGATGAAAAACCCCCTAGTTTGCAAAGCCATTCCTAGGGAGCAGCTGGTCTGA